The Crocinitomicaceae bacterium genome includes a region encoding these proteins:
- a CDS encoding outer membrane protein transport protein, which yields MNRLGLLFISLLAWQWVSAQNEDDALRYSYTLIGGSARNVGTAGAFSAVGGDYSVVSSNPAGLGRFKKHNFSFTQAFEMPYVVSDYYGNKTSTFSGTYKISNLSYIKAYNLDPEKFNKWYGVQMGLGYNRILSFHESLDYEGVQDTSILHSFIKMANGTSPDNIYSAFPFDAGLAYDTYALDPGINNTYVTDFTSGTTTHHRTINRKGGMGEYSFTLSGNYNNKLLLGGSFNITRVKYHEQFEHRETFSDTSLWLKDIRYVYNLDIEGAGYGARLGLIYMPIDQLRIGFSVQSPTLYRLSDVWSATMYTNTDSGLKYVSDENIPVGKFSYRVQTPLRANFSFGYIFKKNASVGFDVEMVDYSGAILSTSKFSETPYLFLAENAQIENIYRTTFNYKAGGEIRLKSQIYLRAGYAQYGSPFKPEKNISSDPVRIFTSGIGYNFGIFYIDAAVMLQQRKTQYYAYDPVMAGSRADFTHYNSSFLVTLGLRFE from the coding sequence ATGAATCGCCTGGGTTTACTATTCATTTCATTGCTGGCTTGGCAATGGGTGAGTGCGCAAAATGAAGATGATGCGTTGCGATATTCTTATACATTAATTGGAGGTTCAGCACGCAATGTAGGCACGGCCGGAGCATTCAGTGCGGTTGGCGGTGATTATTCCGTGGTCTCATCAAATCCCGCCGGTTTAGGACGATTTAAAAAACATAATTTTTCTTTTACGCAAGCATTTGAAATGCCTTATGTAGTATCTGATTATTACGGGAATAAAACGTCAACTTTTAGTGGGACGTACAAAATTTCAAATCTATCTTATATCAAAGCGTATAATCTTGATCCTGAAAAATTCAATAAATGGTATGGCGTTCAAATGGGATTAGGATACAACCGCATCTTATCTTTTCATGAGTCTCTTGATTATGAAGGAGTGCAGGACACATCTATTTTACATTCATTTATAAAAATGGCGAATGGAACTTCACCTGATAATATTTACAGTGCTTTCCCTTTTGATGCCGGTTTAGCGTATGATACGTATGCCTTGGATCCGGGAATAAATAACACGTATGTCACAGATTTTACATCCGGTACAACCACACATCATCGTACCATTAATCGCAAAGGTGGAATGGGGGAGTATAGCTTCACGCTCAGTGGAAATTACAACAACAAATTATTGCTTGGTGGCTCATTCAATATCACTCGTGTAAAATATCATGAACAATTTGAGCACCGTGAAACTTTTTCAGACACCTCGCTCTGGCTAAAGGATATTCGCTATGTATACAATTTAGATATTGAAGGTGCCGGATATGGTGCGCGACTTGGATTAATTTACATGCCAATTGATCAACTCAGAATAGGTTTTTCAGTTCAAAGTCCAACGCTATACAGATTGTCTGACGTGTGGTCTGCAACTATGTACACCAACACCGACAGTGGATTAAAGTATGTGAGTGATGAAAATATTCCGGTAGGTAAATTTAGTTACCGTGTTCAAACACCCTTGCGCGCAAATTTTTCATTCGGTTATATTTTCAAAAAAAATGCATCGGTAGGTTTTGATGTTGAAATGGTTGACTATTCTGGTGCAATTTTATCAACGAGTAAATTTTCTGAGACGCCGTATTTATTTCTTGCTGAGAATGCGCAAATTGAAAACATCTACCGCACAACATTCAATTATAAAGCGGGAGGTGAAATCAGGTTGAAAAGCCAGATATATTTACGTGCAGGTTATGCCCAGTATGGTTCACCTTTTAAACCTGAAAAAAATATTTCCAGTGATCCGGTGAGAATTTTTACTTCAGGCATTGGATATAATTTTGGCATCTTTTATATTGATGCAGCGGTTATGCTTCAGCAAAGAAAAACTCAATATTACGCGTATGATCCGGTAATGGCAGGAAGCCGTGCTGATTTTACTCATTACAATTCTTCATTCCTTGTGACATTAGGTTTGCGTTTTGAATGA
- a CDS encoding antibiotic biosynthesis monooxygenase, which translates to MIAKTPQAPYYAVIFTSSRTDGDQGYAEMGKEMFDLVQHYDGFLGMESSRTEIGITVSYWKDLESIKVWKENARHQLAQKFGKEKWYQLYKVRICKVERDYEFIAG; encoded by the coding sequence ATGATTGCTAAAACTCCGCAAGCACCGTATTACGCTGTAATTTTCACTTCATCACGTACTGATGGAGATCAAGGTTATGCTGAAATGGGTAAAGAGATGTTTGATTTGGTTCAACACTATGATGGTTTTTTAGGAATGGAATCAAGCCGAACTGAAATTGGAATTACTGTTTCTTACTGGAAAGATTTGGAGTCTATCAAAGTGTGGAAAGAAAATGCGCGACATCAACTTGCTCAAAAATTCGGCAAAGAAAAATGGTACCAATTATATAAAGTACGCATTTGCAAAGTTGAGAGGGATTACGAATTTATTGCAGGATAA